One stretch of Variovorax sp. 54 DNA includes these proteins:
- a CDS encoding ABC transporter substrate-binding protein, with translation MKRVVRHLHRLATGLALAAGVGLAGAQSAAPAATPAPASYNVGATATGVPFTFLDVKTNSIQGMMVDTVTAVGKAGGFGVNVQQTVFSALIPSLTARKVDIISAAMLKTPARQEVVDFSDPVYSYGEGLIVKDSDTRPYVSLDELKGEVVGAQVGTVFLDMLNKKGIFKEVRSYDSVADMTRDLSLGRIKAGLGDQPVIAYQLRQAAFNGVKLVQSYKSVNVGDVCLVVRKGDTQTLERLNKAIAKVKADGTLAAIVGKWGI, from the coding sequence ATGAAACGAGTCGTTCGTCACCTTCATCGCCTGGCCACGGGCCTGGCACTGGCCGCCGGCGTCGGGCTGGCCGGCGCCCAGAGCGCGGCACCCGCCGCCACTCCCGCACCCGCGAGCTACAACGTGGGCGCCACAGCCACGGGCGTGCCCTTCACCTTCCTGGACGTGAAGACGAACTCGATCCAGGGAATGATGGTCGACACCGTCACCGCCGTCGGCAAGGCGGGCGGCTTCGGCGTGAACGTGCAGCAGACCGTGTTCTCGGCGCTGATTCCCTCGCTCACGGCGCGCAAAGTCGACATCATTTCGGCCGCCATGCTGAAGACGCCCGCGCGCCAGGAGGTGGTCGACTTCAGCGACCCCGTGTATTCGTACGGCGAAGGCCTGATCGTGAAGGACAGCGACACGCGCCCCTATGTGTCGCTCGACGAACTCAAGGGCGAGGTGGTCGGCGCGCAGGTGGGCACCGTGTTCCTGGACATGCTCAACAAGAAGGGCATCTTCAAGGAAGTGCGCAGCTACGACTCGGTGGCCGACATGACTCGCGACCTGTCGCTGGGCCGCATCAAGGCCGGCCTGGGCGACCAGCCCGTCATCGCCTACCAGCTGCGCCAGGCCGCCTTCAACGGCGTCAAGCTGGTGCAGAGCTACAAGTCCGTGAACGTGGGCGACGTGTGCCTGGTGGTGCGCAAGGGCGACACGCAGACGCTCGAGCGCCTGAACAAGGCCATCGCCAAGGTCAAGGCCGACGGCACGCTGGCCGCCATCGTGGGCAAGTGGGGCATCTGA
- the ehuD gene encoding ectoine/hydroxyectoine ABC transporter permease subunit EhuD: protein MSSFLQNAQEFLPILLQGAVVTVQVTVLSFLLSSVLGLAFALMKLSPVRALSVTADVVINVIRGLPIIVQLFYIYFVLPEFGVELTAFQAGVIGLGIAYSAYQAENFRAGIEAVDPGQREAAQAMGMRSMLIMRRVILPQAFRIALPPYGNTLVMMLKDSSLVSTITVAEMTRAGQLIASSTFQNMTVYTLVALLYLLMSLPLVWGLRRLEKRFAAGRKKP, encoded by the coding sequence ATGAGCAGCTTCCTGCAGAACGCGCAGGAGTTCCTGCCCATCCTGCTGCAGGGCGCGGTGGTCACGGTGCAGGTCACCGTGCTGTCGTTCCTGCTGAGCAGCGTGCTCGGGCTGGCCTTTGCGCTGATGAAGCTGTCGCCGGTGCGGGCGCTGTCGGTCACGGCCGACGTGGTCATCAACGTGATCCGCGGGCTGCCGATCATCGTGCAGCTGTTCTACATCTACTTCGTGCTGCCCGAGTTCGGCGTCGAGCTCACGGCGTTCCAGGCCGGCGTGATCGGGCTGGGCATTGCCTACTCGGCCTACCAGGCGGAGAACTTCCGCGCCGGCATCGAGGCGGTCGACCCGGGCCAGCGCGAAGCGGCGCAGGCGATGGGCATGCGCTCGATGCTGATCATGCGCCGCGTGATCCTGCCGCAGGCCTTTCGCATCGCGCTGCCGCCCTACGGCAACACGCTCGTGATGATGCTGAAGGACTCGTCGCTGGTGTCCACCATCACCGTGGCCGAGATGACGCGCGCGGGCCAGCTCATCGCCTCGTCCACCTTCCAGAACATGACCGTCTACACGCTGGTCGCCCTGCTCTACCTGCTCATGAGCCTGCCGCTGGTGTGGGGCCTGCGCCGGCTCGAGAAGCGCTTTGCCGCCGGGAGAAAAAAACCATGA
- a CDS encoding amino acid ABC transporter ATP-binding protein has protein sequence MIDVHGLEKNFGAHRVLQGVSLRVDAGEVVCLIGPSGSGKSTVLRCINGLESYEGGEVRAFGERVDRAAPTIHRLRSRMGMVFQRFNLFPHRTVLENVMEGPVFVQKRPPAQAREEALALLAKVGLAEKAQAWPAQLSGGQQQRVAIARALAMKPEAMLFDEPTSALDPELVGDVLGVMRALADEGMTMIVVTHEMGFAREVADRVCFLHSGSIVEEGPAAQVLGAPSHARTQDFLRRVLHPSTGAAA, from the coding sequence ATGATCGACGTCCACGGACTCGAAAAGAATTTCGGCGCGCACCGCGTGCTGCAGGGCGTGAGCCTGCGCGTGGACGCAGGCGAGGTGGTGTGCCTGATCGGCCCGTCGGGCTCGGGCAAGTCGACGGTGCTTCGCTGCATCAACGGGCTGGAGTCTTACGAAGGCGGCGAGGTGCGCGCCTTCGGCGAGCGCGTCGACCGCGCCGCGCCCACCATCCACCGGCTGCGCAGCCGCATGGGCATGGTGTTCCAGCGCTTCAACCTGTTCCCGCACCGCACCGTGCTGGAGAACGTGATGGAAGGCCCCGTCTTCGTGCAGAAGCGCCCGCCCGCGCAAGCCCGCGAAGAAGCGCTCGCGCTGCTGGCCAAGGTCGGCCTGGCCGAGAAGGCGCAGGCCTGGCCCGCGCAACTGTCGGGCGGCCAGCAGCAGCGCGTGGCCATTGCGCGCGCACTGGCCATGAAGCCCGAGGCGATGCTGTTCGACGAGCCCACCTCGGCGCTCGACCCCGAACTGGTCGGCGATGTGCTGGGCGTGATGCGCGCGCTGGCCGACGAAGGCATGACGATGATCGTCGTCACGCACGAGATGGGGTTCGCGCGCGAGGTGGCCGACCGCGTGTGCTTCCTGCACAGCGGCAGCATCGTCGAGGAAGGCCCGGCCGCGCAGGTGCTCGGCGCGCCGAGTCATGCGCGCACGCAGGACTTTTTGCGCCGCGTGCTGCATCCGTCGACGGGCGCAGCGGCATGA
- a CDS encoding NAD(P)/FAD-dependent oxidoreductase codes for MSAIAMPPSLWAATAPAASPTPPLAESRHADVLVVGAGFTGLSAALHLAETGARVCVLEAGEPGWGASGRNGGQVNPSLKHDPDDLVRLYGAARAEPLIEAVSNSADLVFDLIARHGIDCQPVRNGWLQVAYSPKHVGGLHARARQWERRGVPTRMLDRAEVAARLGTQAFAGGWLDGRAGGIQPLAYTRGLVRAAQQAGVAVHGGSAVTALARQGVHWHATTASGATVTADQVLLATNGYTGALWPTLSRTVLAANSFIVATEPLSGREADAILRGGETASTSQRLLLYFRKDAQGRLLMGGRGHFADPTGPADFAHLERSLELLFPQLGPLRYQYRWAGRIAVTRDFMPHVHTPAPGLTIALGYNGRGIALATSVGKHVAARMADARAPFPYPVTPLQPIPLHGLQRFYIGGGVAWYSLLDRLA; via the coding sequence ATGAGCGCCATCGCCATGCCGCCTTCGCTGTGGGCCGCCACCGCGCCGGCCGCGTCGCCCACGCCCCCGCTGGCCGAATCGCGCCATGCCGACGTGCTGGTCGTGGGCGCCGGCTTCACCGGCCTGAGCGCCGCGCTGCACCTGGCCGAAACGGGCGCGCGCGTGTGCGTGCTCGAAGCCGGCGAGCCCGGCTGGGGCGCCTCGGGGCGCAACGGCGGGCAGGTGAACCCCTCGCTCAAGCACGACCCCGACGACCTCGTGCGCCTGTACGGCGCGGCGCGCGCAGAGCCGCTCATCGAGGCCGTGTCGAACTCCGCCGACCTGGTGTTCGACCTCATCGCGCGCCATGGCATCGACTGCCAGCCCGTGCGCAACGGCTGGCTGCAGGTGGCCTATTCGCCGAAGCACGTCGGCGGGCTGCACGCACGCGCACGGCAATGGGAGCGTCGCGGCGTGCCCACGCGCATGCTCGATCGCGCCGAAGTCGCCGCGCGCCTGGGCACGCAGGCCTTCGCGGGCGGCTGGCTCGACGGGCGCGCGGGCGGCATCCAGCCGCTGGCCTACACGCGCGGGCTGGTGCGCGCCGCCCAGCAAGCGGGCGTGGCAGTGCACGGTGGCAGTGCGGTCACGGCGCTCGCGCGCCAGGGCGTGCACTGGCACGCCACCACGGCCAGCGGCGCCACCGTGACGGCCGACCAGGTGCTGCTGGCCACCAACGGCTACACCGGCGCGCTGTGGCCGACGCTGTCGCGCACCGTGCTGGCCGCCAACAGCTTCATCGTCGCGACCGAGCCACTGTCGGGCCGCGAGGCCGACGCCATCCTGCGGGGCGGCGAGACGGCCTCGACCTCGCAGCGCCTGCTGCTGTACTTCCGCAAGGACGCGCAGGGCCGGCTGCTCATGGGCGGGCGCGGCCACTTCGCCGATCCGACGGGCCCCGCCGATTTCGCGCACCTGGAGCGCTCGCTCGAACTGCTGTTCCCGCAGCTGGGTCCGTTGCGCTACCAGTACCGATGGGCCGGCCGCATCGCGGTCACGCGCGACTTCATGCCGCACGTGCACACGCCCGCGCCGGGCCTGACGATCGCGCTGGGCTACAACGGGCGCGGCATCGCACTGGCCACGAGCGTGGGGAAGCACGTGGCCGCGCGCATGGCCGATGCGCGCGCGCCGTTTCCGTACCCGGTGACGCCGCTGCAGCCGATTCCACTGCACGGGCTGCAGCGCTTCTACATCGGCGGTGGGGTGGCCTGGTACAGCCTGCTCGACCGACTGGCCTGA
- a CDS encoding HAD family hydrolase, translating into MFTAAIFDMDGLLIDSERPIMAAWIAAARTLDVELSHAQYLQCVGLAMSESKQILATLLGGVAAYQHAAAQVTAALQLERLAGDVRPLFPIKPGAAELLTALRGRGTRCAVASSSTRGQIAACLGSLDVLHHFEAFAGGDEVARAKPDPALYRLAAERLGVDPADCVAFEDSENGAKAALAAGMRVVVVPDLKHPPEAIVAQAFHVLDSLHDAVPHVPRWFPS; encoded by the coding sequence ATGTTCACCGCCGCCATTTTTGACATGGATGGGCTGCTGATCGATTCCGAGCGCCCCATCATGGCCGCCTGGATCGCAGCGGCCCGCACGCTCGATGTCGAGCTTTCGCACGCCCAGTACCTGCAATGCGTGGGGCTGGCCATGAGCGAGTCGAAGCAGATCCTTGCGACGCTGCTCGGCGGCGTCGCTGCCTACCAGCATGCGGCGGCGCAAGTGACTGCCGCGCTGCAGCTGGAACGTCTGGCAGGCGACGTCCGGCCGCTCTTTCCCATCAAGCCCGGCGCGGCCGAGCTGCTCACCGCCTTGCGCGGACGCGGCACGCGCTGCGCGGTCGCCTCGTCGTCCACGCGCGGCCAGATCGCGGCCTGCCTGGGCAGCCTCGACGTGCTCCATCACTTCGAGGCCTTCGCGGGTGGCGACGAGGTGGCGCGCGCCAAGCCCGATCCGGCGCTGTACCGGCTCGCGGCCGAGCGCCTGGGCGTGGACCCTGCCGATTGCGTCGCCTTCGAAGACAGCGAGAACGGCGCCAAGGCCGCGCTGGCCGCCGGGATGCGCGTGGTGGTGGTGCCCGACCTCAAGCACCCGCCCGAGGCGATCGTCGCGCAGGCCTTTCACGTGCTCGATTCGCTGCACGATGCGGTGCCGCATGTGCCGCGCTGGTTTCCGTCGTAA
- a CDS encoding MFS transporter translates to MTTSSISPQGAQPVPHPTEGGARVAGADHSHIAPGEIAVGVVIGRASEYFDFFVYGIASVLVFPAVFFPFEQRLEGVLWAFVIFSFAFIARPFGTVISMAIQRRFGRETKLTIALFLLGTSTAGIAFLPGYASIGFTAIVLLSIFRFAQGLALGGSWDGLPSLLALNAPPNKRGWYAMLGQLGAPLGFFVASALFAYLYSSLPLADFLDWGWRYTFYVAFAINVVALFARLRLVATDEYARLLEERELQPTSVVELTRSQGANLLIGAFAALASYALFHLITVFPLSWISLYSDQSITEFLIVQMVGAVFGAIGIVASGLIADRIGRRFTLGGLAAMIAVFSGFAPTLLDGGRIGQDIFIVLGFALLGLSYGQAAGAVTSNFAPKYRYVGAALTADLAWLIGAAFAPLVALGLSAHFGLAFVSIYLLSGALGTLAALGLNRALARD, encoded by the coding sequence ATGACGACGTCCAGCATCAGTCCACAAGGCGCCCAGCCCGTGCCGCACCCGACCGAAGGCGGCGCCCGCGTCGCAGGCGCCGACCATTCGCACATCGCCCCGGGCGAGATCGCGGTCGGCGTGGTCATCGGTCGCGCCTCCGAGTATTTCGACTTCTTCGTCTACGGCATCGCCTCGGTGCTGGTGTTCCCGGCGGTGTTCTTCCCGTTCGAGCAGCGCCTGGAAGGCGTGCTCTGGGCCTTCGTGATCTTCTCGTTCGCCTTCATCGCGCGCCCCTTCGGCACCGTGATCTCGATGGCGATCCAGCGGCGCTTCGGGCGCGAGACCAAGCTCACGATTGCGCTGTTCCTGCTGGGCACCTCGACGGCCGGCATTGCTTTCCTGCCGGGCTACGCGAGCATCGGCTTCACGGCCATCGTGCTGCTGTCGATCTTCCGCTTTGCCCAGGGCCTGGCACTGGGCGGCTCGTGGGACGGCCTGCCGTCGCTGCTGGCGCTGAACGCCCCGCCCAACAAGCGCGGCTGGTACGCCATGCTGGGCCAGCTGGGCGCACCGCTGGGCTTCTTCGTGGCCAGCGCGCTGTTCGCGTACCTGTATTCCAGCCTGCCGCTGGCCGACTTCCTCGATTGGGGCTGGCGCTACACCTTCTACGTGGCCTTCGCCATCAACGTGGTGGCGCTGTTCGCGCGCCTGCGCCTGGTGGCCACCGACGAGTACGCGCGCCTGCTCGAAGAGCGCGAGCTGCAGCCCACCAGCGTGGTCGAGCTGACCCGCTCGCAGGGCGCCAACCTGCTGATCGGCGCGTTCGCCGCGCTGGCCAGCTACGCGCTGTTTCACCTGATCACGGTGTTCCCGCTGTCGTGGATTTCGCTGTACTCCGACCAGTCGATCACCGAGTTCCTGATCGTGCAGATGGTCGGCGCGGTGTTCGGTGCCATCGGCATCGTGGCCTCGGGCCTGATCGCCGACCGCATCGGCCGTCGCTTCACGCTCGGCGGCCTGGCCGCGATGATCGCCGTGTTCAGCGGCTTTGCGCCCACGCTGCTCGACGGCGGACGCATCGGCCAGGACATCTTCATCGTGCTGGGCTTTGCACTGCTGGGCCTGTCGTACGGCCAGGCGGCCGGCGCCGTGACCTCCAACTTCGCGCCCAAGTACCGCTACGTGGGCGCGGCCCTCACGGCCGACCTGGCCTGGCTCATCGGCGCGGCCTTTGCCCCGCTGGTCGCCCTGGGCCTGTCGGCCCACTTCGGCCTGGCCTTCGTGAGCATCTACCTGCTGTCGGGCGCGCTCGGCACGCTGGCGGCGCTGGGGCTGAACCGGGCGCTGGCGCGGGACTGA
- the cyoA gene encoding ubiquinol oxidase subunit II, with amino-acid sequence MHILKTLRRALLLLSAVFLAGCNTVLLNPSGDIANQQGRLIVVSTVLMLIIIIPVIALTIFFAWRYRQSNKEATYSPDWDHSTQLELAIWAAPLLIIIALGAITWISTHTLDPYRPLSRLDAQRPIPAETKPLVVEVVALDWKWLFIYPEQGIATVNELAAPVDRPISFKITASSVMNSFFIPALAGQIYAMPGMETKLHAVINKPGEFDGFSANYSGAGFSGMRFKFHGLSHDGFDQWVAKVKTGKEGELTREQYKKLEVPSEREPVRHYAAVDPALYDAILNLCVDRNKMCMKEMMAIDADGGLGKPGAFNVATKLAWQADSLDTPKRKYVTAMCTTEE; translated from the coding sequence ATGCACATCCTCAAGACCCTTCGCCGAGCGCTTCTGCTGCTCTCCGCCGTTTTCCTGGCGGGCTGCAACACGGTGCTGTTGAACCCCTCCGGCGACATCGCCAACCAGCAGGGGCGCCTCATCGTCGTCTCGACGGTGCTGATGCTGATCATCATCATCCCGGTGATCGCGCTGACCATCTTCTTTGCCTGGCGCTATCGCCAGTCGAACAAGGAGGCCACCTACAGCCCCGACTGGGACCACTCCACGCAGCTCGAGCTGGCGATCTGGGCCGCGCCGCTCCTGATCATCATCGCGCTGGGCGCGATCACCTGGATCAGCACCCACACGCTGGACCCGTACCGCCCGCTGAGCCGCCTGGACGCGCAGCGCCCGATTCCCGCCGAAACCAAGCCCCTGGTGGTCGAGGTGGTGGCGCTGGACTGGAAGTGGCTCTTCATCTACCCAGAGCAGGGCATTGCCACGGTGAACGAGCTGGCGGCCCCGGTGGACCGCCCGATCAGCTTCAAGATCACGGCCTCGTCGGTCATGAACTCCTTCTTCATCCCCGCGCTGGCCGGCCAGATCTATGCCATGCCGGGCATGGAGACCAAGCTGCACGCGGTGATCAACAAGCCGGGTGAGTTCGACGGCTTCTCCGCCAACTACAGCGGCGCGGGCTTCTCGGGCATGCGCTTCAAGTTCCACGGCCTGAGCCATGACGGCTTCGACCAGTGGGTGGCCAAGGTCAAGACCGGCAAAGAGGGCGAACTGACCCGCGAGCAATACAAGAAGCTCGAAGTGCCGAGCGAGCGCGAGCCCGTGCGCCACTACGCCGCGGTCGATCCCGCCCTGTACGACGCCATCCTGAACCTGTGCGTCGACCGCAACAAGATGTGCATGAAGGAAATGATGGCCATCGACGCCGACGGCGGCCTGGGCAAGCCCGGCGCGTTCAACGTCGCCACCAAGCTGGCCTGGCAGGCCGACTCCCTCGACACGCCCAAGCGCAAGTACGTCACCGCGATGTGCACCACCGAAGAATAA